The Georgenia sp. TF02-10 genome window below encodes:
- a CDS encoding DUF4097 family beta strand repeat-containing protein, with the protein MPTFPAPAPVPVLVDVPFGNLHVVAGERDDVVVTVLPADPAKSGSVRAAEETRVGRDGDAVTITYPSSWKQYVLPFAAGGAIVTIELPAGSDLSGKAGSLLAEGRLGAVDLTLNGGEARIDDADRLDLTVSAGSVVVGRATGPTKIKASAGSVRITTLAGDGTVRAANGTTTVGAVTGSLDVSGAHADVVVGRLRGTLTAKAASGSIRVERIESGTAALTTSYGWIEVGVPEGTAAWLDVSSQHGSVRNQLTPTEGPVEDEATAEIRASTGYGDVVVRRP; encoded by the coding sequence ATGCCCACCTTCCCGGCCCCCGCCCCCGTCCCGGTCCTCGTGGACGTGCCCTTCGGCAACCTGCACGTCGTCGCCGGAGAACGTGACGACGTCGTCGTCACCGTCCTGCCCGCCGACCCGGCGAAGTCGGGCTCCGTCCGCGCCGCCGAGGAGACGCGCGTCGGCCGCGACGGCGACGCCGTGACCATCACCTACCCCTCCTCCTGGAAGCAGTACGTCCTGCCCTTCGCCGCCGGCGGGGCGATCGTCACCATCGAGCTGCCCGCTGGCTCCGACCTCAGCGGCAAGGCCGGCTCGCTGCTCGCCGAGGGCCGGCTGGGCGCCGTCGACCTCACCCTCAACGGCGGCGAGGCCCGCATCGACGACGCCGACCGCCTCGACCTCACCGTCTCGGCCGGATCCGTCGTCGTCGGCCGCGCCACCGGACCGACGAAGATCAAGGCGAGCGCCGGCTCCGTGCGCATCACCACCTTGGCCGGCGACGGCACGGTCCGCGCCGCGAACGGGACCACCACCGTCGGGGCCGTCACCGGGTCCCTGGACGTGTCCGGCGCCCACGCGGACGTCGTCGTGGGCCGGCTGCGCGGCACCCTCACCGCCAAGGCCGCCTCGGGCAGCATCCGCGTGGAGCGCATCGAGTCCGGCACGGCCGCGCTCACCACCTCCTACGGCTGGATCGAGGTCGGCGTGCCCGAGGGCACCGCCGCCTGGCTCGACGTCAGCTCCCAGCACGGCAGCGTCCGCAACCAGCTCACCCCCACCGAGGGGCCGGTCGAGGACGAGGCCACCGCCGAGATCCGCGCCAGCACCGGCTACGGCGACGTCGTCGTCCGCCGCCCCTGA
- a CDS encoding AraC family transcriptional regulator: MTSPRGQLPAPEPPPGRPWQARLRYGSGAGGVERLEAELVGSAFAPHSHDTYAIGVTLAGVQTFSYRNDQRVCLPGEAHILHPDVPHDGRPGTDAGFRYRIIYLSPVLVQEALGGQPLPFVADPVVTAARLPVSLVQWVRRMDEPLSEIEVVELTVTATDLLRALAGPRTVRRQPIPLARLLRVRDLIADDPTVHHSAATLEAVAGLDRWSVARYFRAAFGTSPTRFRTMRQLDLARAAITAGATLAEAAARAGFADQSHFTRMFARTYGLPPGRWAAATRRHH, from the coding sequence ATGACCAGCCCGCGCGGGCAGCTCCCCGCGCCCGAACCTCCGCCCGGGCGTCCGTGGCAGGCCCGGCTGCGCTACGGGAGCGGCGCGGGCGGCGTCGAGCGGCTCGAGGCCGAGCTCGTGGGCAGCGCCTTCGCCCCGCACAGCCACGACACCTATGCCATCGGCGTCACCCTCGCCGGCGTCCAGACGTTCTCCTACCGCAACGACCAGCGGGTGTGCCTGCCCGGCGAGGCGCACATCCTGCACCCCGACGTGCCGCACGACGGGCGGCCCGGGACCGACGCCGGGTTCCGGTACCGGATCATCTACCTCTCCCCCGTGCTCGTCCAGGAGGCGCTCGGCGGCCAGCCGCTGCCGTTTGTCGCCGACCCCGTCGTCACCGCTGCTCGGCTCCCGGTGTCCCTGGTCCAGTGGGTCCGCCGGATGGACGAACCGCTGTCGGAGATCGAGGTCGTCGAGCTCACGGTCACGGCCACCGACCTCCTGCGGGCCCTTGCGGGACCACGGACGGTCCGTCGGCAGCCCATTCCGCTGGCCCGGCTCCTCAGGGTCCGCGACCTCATCGCCGACGACCCGACGGTGCACCATTCCGCCGCGACGCTCGAGGCAGTCGCCGGGCTGGACCGGTGGTCCGTCGCCCGGTACTTCAGGGCGGCGTTCGGCACCAGCCCGACCCGGTTCCGCACGATGCGCCAGCTCGACCTGGCCCGGGCGGCGATCACCGCCGGGGCCACCCTGGCCGAGGCGGCCGCCCGCGCCGGCTTCGCCGACCAGAGCCACTTCACCCGGATGTTCGCCCGGACCTACGGGCTCCCCCCGGGACGGTGGGCGGCGGCAACACGCCGACACCACTGA
- a CDS encoding MerR family transcriptional regulator, which produces MLFGDTLPDLDQDTGYRGPTACRAAGITYRQLDYWARTGLVEPSIRGAKGSGSQRLYSFRDILVLKVVKRLLDTGVSLQQIRTAITHLKERGVEDLAQITLMSDGASVYECTSADEVVDLVQGGQGVFGIAVGRVWREVEGSLAELPTERAHDDDAPAVEDELARRRAARSAG; this is translated from the coding sequence ATGCTCTTCGGCGACACCCTGCCGGACCTGGACCAGGATACTGGCTACCGCGGCCCCACCGCCTGCCGCGCCGCCGGGATCACCTACCGCCAGCTCGACTACTGGGCCCGCACCGGGCTGGTCGAGCCCAGCATCCGCGGCGCCAAGGGCTCGGGGAGCCAGCGGCTGTACAGCTTCCGCGACATCCTCGTCCTGAAGGTCGTCAAGCGGCTGCTCGACACCGGGGTCTCCCTGCAGCAGATCCGCACCGCCATCACCCACCTGAAGGAGCGGGGGGTGGAGGACCTGGCCCAGATCACCCTGATGAGCGACGGCGCCTCGGTCTACGAGTGCACCTCCGCCGACGAGGTCGTCGACCTCGTCCAGGGCGGCCAGGGCGTGTTCGGCATCGCCGTCGGCCGGGTCTGGCGCGAGGTCGAGGGCTCCCTCGCCGAGCTGCCCACCGAGCGCGCGCACGACGACGACGCCCCCGCCGTGGAGGACGAGCTCGCCCGGCGCCGCGCCGCCCGCAGCGCCGGCTGA
- a CDS encoding toxin-antitoxin system HicB family antitoxin produces the protein MDLTRYVDDLQNRLATAAGAGGEEARQLAERLTAPLDAAVRLVLLEALSDAAGEISAELAPGSVDVRLRGGDPELVVTPPAAVAGPAEPAASTPPAGTGPAAHTGTAGHTGPAPLPGLPGPDADAGATSRTTLRLPDHLKAQVELAAARDGISVNSWLVRAVAAALERSAGPAAARRADPQAGGTTRLTGWVR, from the coding sequence ATGGATCTCACCCGGTACGTCGACGACCTCCAGAACCGCCTGGCCACGGCGGCGGGCGCCGGGGGCGAGGAGGCCCGACAGCTCGCCGAGCGGCTGACGGCGCCGCTGGACGCCGCGGTCCGGCTGGTCCTGCTCGAGGCGCTCTCCGACGCGGCCGGCGAGATCTCCGCCGAGCTCGCCCCCGGCTCGGTCGACGTGCGCCTGCGCGGCGGCGACCCAGAGCTCGTCGTCACGCCACCCGCCGCCGTCGCCGGACCAGCGGAGCCCGCCGCGTCCACACCGCCGGCCGGGACCGGGCCCGCCGCCCACACCGGTACCGCCGGGCACACCGGTCCCGCCCCGCTGCCCGGCCTGCCCGGGCCGGACGCCGACGCCGGCGCCACCTCCCGCACCACCCTGCGCCTGCCCGACCACCTCAAGGCTCAGGTCGAGCTGGCGGCGGCCCGGGACGGCATCTCGGTCAACTCCTGGCTCGTCCGCGCGGTCGCCGCCGCGCTCGAGCGGTCCGCCGGCCCGGCCGCGGCCCGCCGGGCCGACCCGCAGGCCGGGGGCACCACCCGGCTCACCGGCTGGGTGCGCTGA
- a CDS encoding LysE family translocator, protein MDLTAVQPYLSLTAVALVVMGSPGPATLAVMASGIAFGVRPSLPYLVGSTVGTIAVLAVVGAGLATVVLAQPVLAPVFLVVAVGYLLYLAVKVATAAPGAAGSGPVRPPSWASGVGLAVTNPKAYAGLGTVLASSELPLPDPALEAAVQVGVLSVLVVVIHVVWLLGAAAFGTLLRRPRTARVVNVVMALALVASTLPAILSLLR, encoded by the coding sequence ATGGACCTCACCGCCGTCCAGCCGTACCTGTCGCTGACCGCGGTCGCGCTCGTCGTCATGGGCAGTCCCGGGCCGGCCACGCTCGCCGTGATGGCCAGCGGCATCGCGTTCGGCGTCCGCCCGTCGCTGCCCTACCTCGTCGGCAGCACGGTGGGCACCATCGCGGTCCTCGCCGTGGTCGGGGCCGGCCTGGCCACCGTGGTCCTGGCCCAACCCGTCCTCGCGCCGGTCTTCCTCGTCGTCGCCGTCGGCTACCTCCTCTACCTCGCCGTGAAGGTCGCGACCGCCGCCCCGGGCGCCGCCGGCAGCGGGCCCGTCCGGCCGCCCAGCTGGGCCAGCGGGGTCGGCCTAGCCGTCACGAACCCCAAGGCGTACGCCGGCCTGGGGACCGTGCTGGCCAGCTCCGAGCTCCCGCTGCCGGACCCGGCCCTCGAGGCCGCCGTCCAGGTCGGCGTCCTGTCGGTCTTGGTCGTCGTGATCCACGTCGTCTGGCTGCTCGGCGCCGCCGCCTTCGGCACGCTGCTGCGCCGGCCGCGGACCGCGCGCGTGGTCAACGTGGTCATGGCCCTCGCGCTGGTGGCCTCCACGCTCCCGGCGATCCTCTCCCTGCTCCGATGA
- a CDS encoding ABC transporter ATP-binding protein, with protein sequence MSDDQARAPEIRVRGIEKSFNDLPVLRGVDLDVAPGSIIALLGSNGAGKTTLVRSLSTLLKADAGTATVHGLDVAAQPGAVREVISLTGQFAAVDGVLTGRENLVLVARLRHQDDPEAVAEELLARFSLTEAGNRKASTYSGGMRRRLDIAMSLIGDPPVIFLDEPTTGLDPQARIEVWQTVKELARGGTTVLLTTQYLDEAEQLADRIAILHQGTIIQDGTLAELKQLLPPATVEYVEKQPSLEDVFLALVGDRGETGAGDGETTAAGTAQTGTARTPADGGTTGTRPAGKDPR encoded by the coding sequence ATGTCAGATGACCAGGCCCGCGCGCCGGAGATCCGGGTGCGGGGCATCGAGAAGTCCTTCAACGACCTACCGGTGCTGCGGGGGGTCGACCTCGACGTGGCGCCGGGCAGCATCATCGCGCTGCTCGGCTCGAACGGTGCGGGCAAGACCACCCTCGTGCGGAGCCTGTCCACCCTGCTGAAGGCCGACGCCGGCACCGCCACGGTCCACGGCCTCGACGTCGCCGCGCAGCCCGGCGCGGTGCGCGAGGTGATCAGCCTGACCGGCCAGTTCGCCGCCGTCGACGGCGTCCTCACCGGCCGGGAGAACCTCGTCCTCGTCGCCCGGCTCCGGCACCAGGACGACCCCGAGGCGGTCGCCGAGGAGCTGCTCGCCCGCTTCTCGCTCACCGAGGCGGGGAACCGGAAGGCGTCGACGTACTCGGGCGGCATGCGACGCCGGCTCGACATCGCGATGAGCCTGATCGGCGACCCGCCGGTCATCTTCCTCGACGAACCCACCACCGGGCTGGACCCGCAGGCCCGGATCGAGGTGTGGCAGACGGTCAAGGAGCTCGCCCGGGGCGGCACGACCGTGCTGCTGACGACGCAGTACCTCGACGAGGCCGAGCAGCTCGCCGACCGCATCGCCATCCTGCACCAGGGCACGATCATCCAGGACGGCACCCTCGCCGAGCTCAAGCAGCTCCTCCCACCCGCCACCGTCGAGTACGTCGAAAAGCAGCCGTCGCTCGAGGACGTCTTCCTCGCCCTCGTCGGTGACCGGGGCGAGACCGGCGCCGGCGACGGCGAGACCACCGCTGCCGGCACCGCCCAGACCGGCACCGCCCGGACCCCCGCCGACGGCGGGACCACCGGCACCCGCCCAGCAGGAAAGGACCCCCGATGA
- a CDS encoding ABC transporter permease gives MTSHVLGDTGVLTGRSLRHILRSPDTIITTAVTPVALMLLFVYVLGGAIHTGTGEPYVSYLLPGILLITIASGIAYTAYRLFLDMQGGIFERFQSMPIARSSVLWAHVLTSLVANLASITIVVGVALVMGFRTGASVAAWLAVAAILVLFTLALTWIAVVAGLSAKTVDGASAFSYPLIFLPFVSSAFVPTGTMPGPVAWFAEHQPVTSVVNTVRALFAEQPVGSEIWAALGWLVGILVVAYAVSVAIYRRRIS, from the coding sequence ATGACCAGCCACGTCCTCGGCGACACCGGTGTCCTCACCGGTCGCTCGCTGCGCCACATCCTCCGCAGCCCGGACACGATCATCACCACCGCGGTCACCCCGGTCGCGCTGATGCTGCTGTTCGTGTACGTGCTCGGCGGCGCGATCCACACCGGGACGGGGGAGCCGTACGTCAGCTACCTGCTCCCCGGCATCCTGCTCATCACGATCGCGTCCGGCATCGCCTACACCGCCTACCGGCTGTTCCTTGACATGCAGGGCGGCATCTTCGAGCGCTTCCAGTCCATGCCGATCGCCCGGTCGAGCGTGCTCTGGGCGCACGTGCTCACCTCCCTGGTGGCGAACCTCGCCTCGATCACGATCGTCGTCGGCGTCGCGCTGGTCATGGGGTTCCGCACCGGCGCGTCCGTGGCCGCCTGGCTCGCGGTCGCCGCCATCCTGGTCCTGTTCACCCTCGCACTGACCTGGATCGCCGTGGTCGCCGGGCTCTCGGCGAAGACCGTCGACGGCGCGAGCGCGTTCAGCTACCCGCTGATCTTCCTGCCGTTCGTCAGCTCGGCGTTCGTGCCCACCGGCACGATGCCCGGCCCGGTCGCCTGGTTCGCGGAGCACCAGCCGGTGACGTCGGTCGTGAACACCGTCCGGGCCCTGTTCGCCGAGCAGCCCGTGGGCAGCGAGATCTGGGCCGCGCTCGGCTGGCTCGTCGGCATCCTCGTCGTCGCCTACGCCGTCTCGGTCGCGATCTACCGGCGCAGGATCAGCTGA
- a CDS encoding NAD(P)-dependent oxidoreductase, with the protein MELSRVGFIGLGVMGRPMALRLVRAGAPVTVWNRTAAKCDELVAAGARAAADPAGVFAASDAVVLMLADERAVDEVLARGTADFPRLVAGRSVVQMGTVAPGYSQALEADVTAAGGRYVEAPVSGSRGPAESGDLVAMVAGADVNPVLPLLAPMSREVFDCGAVPQALLTKLAVNHFLITMVTGLAEAFAFAERYGLDAALLARILDAGPMASRVSRAKASKIVAADFTVEASVADVAKNARLVVRAARDRGADFPLVSTCLRLYEDALRRGRGGLDMAAVVDAVRGPR; encoded by the coding sequence GTGGAACTGTCCCGCGTGGGATTCATCGGGCTCGGCGTCATGGGCCGGCCGATGGCGCTGCGCCTCGTCCGGGCGGGCGCCCCGGTGACGGTGTGGAACCGGACCGCCGCGAAGTGCGACGAGCTCGTCGCCGCCGGCGCCCGGGCCGCCGCCGACCCCGCCGGGGTGTTCGCCGCGTCGGACGCCGTCGTGCTCATGCTGGCCGACGAGAGGGCGGTGGACGAGGTGCTCGCCCGCGGCACCGCCGACTTCCCACGGCTGGTGGCCGGGCGGTCGGTGGTGCAGATGGGCACGGTCGCACCCGGCTACTCCCAGGCGCTCGAGGCCGACGTGACCGCGGCGGGCGGACGCTACGTCGAGGCCCCGGTCTCGGGCTCGCGCGGGCCGGCCGAGTCGGGCGACCTGGTCGCGATGGTCGCCGGGGCCGACGTCAACCCGGTGCTACCGCTGCTGGCGCCCATGTCCCGGGAGGTCTTCGACTGCGGCGCGGTCCCCCAGGCGCTGCTGACCAAGCTGGCGGTCAACCACTTCCTCATCACCATGGTGACCGGGCTGGCCGAGGCGTTCGCCTTCGCCGAGCGGTACGGCCTGGACGCCGCCCTGCTCGCACGGATCCTCGACGCCGGCCCGATGGCCTCGCGCGTCTCCCGGGCCAAGGCCAGCAAGATCGTCGCGGCGGACTTCACGGTGGAGGCGTCCGTCGCGGACGTCGCCAAGAACGCCAGGCTGGTCGTGCGGGCGGCCCGGGACCGTGGCGCCGACTTTCCGCTGGTCAGCACCTGCCTGCGGCTGTACGAGGACGCGCTGCGGCGCGGTCGCGGCGGCCTGGACATGGCCGCCGTCGTCGACGCGGTCCGCGGACCTCGCTGA
- a CDS encoding ornithine carbamoyltransferase — MPHARSLLSLRQLGRDDLERLWIAAAGWQEQRTRRRARFADRRVATIFEGPAMRTRLAFDAAIDAVGAHRVDLPLTLGAREPVADTAAVLSGAVDAVVVRVPAHATLLELADACAVPVVNAMTDAGHPVEIFSEAFSVLQRRGPLDDLVVVFVGADTNTLRSWCELTVPFGLTVRQVCPPGRELPAQVRDELAGGGAAGRVEVSHDLADVAGADVLYTDVWPKAAQTPGADREAFVPFRITTEVLDRAGPRSLLMHAMPVRRGDEVSAGAFADPRCVPLAAKRNLPPSHAAIVEWVLGG, encoded by the coding sequence GTGCCGCACGCCCGCAGCCTGCTCTCGCTCCGCCAGCTCGGCCGCGACGACCTGGAGCGGCTCTGGATCGCGGCGGCAGGCTGGCAGGAGCAGCGCACCCGCCGCCGGGCGCGGTTCGCGGACCGACGGGTGGCGACCATCTTCGAGGGCCCTGCGATGCGCACCAGGCTCGCCTTCGACGCCGCCATCGACGCCGTCGGCGCGCACCGGGTGGACCTGCCGCTGACGCTCGGGGCGCGCGAGCCGGTGGCGGACACCGCCGCGGTGCTCTCCGGGGCCGTGGACGCCGTCGTCGTGCGCGTCCCCGCGCACGCCACCCTGCTCGAGCTCGCCGATGCCTGCGCGGTGCCGGTGGTCAACGCGATGACCGACGCCGGCCACCCGGTGGAGATCTTCTCCGAGGCGTTCAGCGTGCTGCAGCGCCGCGGGCCGCTGGACGACCTGGTGGTCGTCTTCGTCGGCGCGGACACGAACACGCTGCGCTCGTGGTGCGAGCTCACCGTGCCGTTCGGGCTGACCGTGCGGCAGGTGTGCCCGCCGGGCCGCGAGCTGCCGGCGCAGGTGCGCGACGAGCTGGCGGGTGGGGGAGCGGCCGGCCGGGTCGAGGTCAGCCACGACCTCGCCGACGTCGCCGGCGCCGACGTCCTCTACACCGACGTCTGGCCGAAGGCGGCCCAGACGCCCGGTGCGGACCGGGAGGCGTTCGTCCCCTTCCGCATCACCACCGAGGTGCTGGACCGAGCCGGCCCGCGGAGCCTGCTCATGCACGCCATGCCGGTGCGCCGCGGGGACGAGGTGTCTGCCGGGGCGTTCGCCGACCCCCGGTGCGTGCCGCTGGCGGCCAAGCGCAACCTGCCGCCCAGCCATGCGGCGATCGTGGAGTGGGTCCTCGGCGGGTGA
- a CDS encoding alpha-N-arabinofuranosidase, which produces MLSTARAVIDLDVPGPTISRHLYGHFAEHLGRCIYGGFWVGEDSDIPNEGGIRLDVVEALRALDVPNLRWPGGCFADEYHWRDGVGPRQDRPRMVNTHWGDVVEDNAFGTHEFMHLCELLGAEPYVNGNVGSGTVREMSEWVEYLTRDGDSPMAALRRENGRAEPWKVKFWGIGNEAWGCGGNMRAEAYADLARQYATFCRDHGENRLYRIAAGASDDDYAWTETLMKAISCLGWTREPRGFFQGISFHYYTVPGPWHDKGSALDFGTEDYYATMVQARRVEEIIRGHAAVMDVYDPGRTVGLVLDEWGTWWNVEPGTNPGFLYQQNTLRDALVAAVHFDAFHRHADRLVMANIAQTVNVLQAMILTDPGTGALVLTPTYHVFAMNTGHHDAAALDVHLTATPTKAVGEGELERVSASASVKGDTALVSLTNLDADGPATVVLDLRGRAVTGTRGRILTADTLQAANTPQASAAVAVHDFHGVRTTDQAFGHGLQVDIPAHSYVTLELNLA; this is translated from the coding sequence ATGCTCTCGACCGCGCGTGCCGTCATCGACCTCGATGTCCCCGGACCCACGATCAGCCGGCACCTGTACGGCCACTTCGCCGAGCACCTGGGCCGGTGCATCTACGGCGGGTTCTGGGTCGGTGAGGACTCCGACATCCCGAACGAGGGCGGCATCCGCCTCGACGTCGTCGAGGCCCTCCGGGCCCTGGACGTCCCGAACCTGCGCTGGCCCGGCGGCTGCTTCGCGGATGAGTACCACTGGCGCGACGGCGTCGGCCCGCGGCAGGACCGGCCGCGGATGGTCAACACCCACTGGGGCGACGTGGTGGAGGACAACGCCTTCGGCACGCACGAGTTCATGCACCTGTGCGAGCTGCTCGGTGCCGAGCCGTACGTCAACGGCAACGTCGGCTCGGGCACCGTGCGCGAGATGAGCGAGTGGGTGGAGTACCTCACCCGGGACGGTGACTCCCCGATGGCCGCGCTGCGCCGGGAGAACGGCCGCGCCGAGCCCTGGAAGGTGAAGTTCTGGGGCATCGGCAACGAGGCGTGGGGCTGCGGGGGCAACATGCGCGCCGAGGCCTACGCCGACCTCGCCCGCCAGTACGCCACGTTCTGCCGCGACCACGGCGAGAACAGGCTCTACCGCATCGCGGCCGGCGCCTCCGACGATGACTACGCCTGGACCGAGACCCTGATGAAGGCGATCAGCTGCCTGGGCTGGACCCGCGAACCGCGGGGGTTCTTCCAGGGCATCTCCTTCCACTACTACACCGTCCCCGGCCCCTGGCACGACAAGGGCAGCGCCCTGGACTTCGGCACCGAGGACTACTACGCCACCATGGTCCAGGCCCGCCGCGTGGAGGAGATCATCCGCGGGCACGCCGCCGTCATGGACGTCTACGACCCCGGCCGGACGGTCGGGCTCGTCCTGGACGAGTGGGGCACCTGGTGGAACGTCGAGCCGGGCACCAACCCCGGGTTCCTGTACCAGCAGAACACCCTGCGCGACGCCCTCGTCGCCGCCGTGCACTTCGACGCCTTCCACCGCCACGCCGACCGCCTGGTCATGGCGAACATCGCCCAGACCGTCAACGTGCTCCAGGCCATGATCCTCACCGACCCCGGCACCGGCGCCCTCGTGCTCACCCCGACCTACCACGTCTTCGCGATGAACACCGGCCACCACGACGCCGCGGCCCTGGACGTCCACCTCACCGCCACCCCCACCAAGGCGGTGGGCGAGGGCGAGCTCGAGCGGGTCTCGGCGTCCGCCTCGGTCAAGGGCGACACCGCGCTGGTCTCCCTGACCAACCTGGACGCCGACGGCCCCGCGACCGTCGTGCTGGACCTGCGGGGCCGGGCGGTGACCGGCACCCGCGGGCGGATCCTCACCGCCGACACCCTGCAGGCGGCCAACACCCCCCAGGCGAGCGCCGCCGTCGCCGTCCACGACTTCCACGGGGTGAGGACGACCGACCAGGCCTTCGGGCACGGCCTCCAGGTCGACATCCCGGCCCACTCCTACGTCACCCTCGAGCTCAACCTCGCCTGA
- a CDS encoding sulfite exporter TauE/SafE family protein codes for MKTLVLLALVGLAAQLVDGSLGMAYGVTSTTLLLAIGTNPAAASATVHLAEIGTTLASGLSHWKFGNVDWWVVAKIGLPGAVGAFAGATFLASLSTEVAAPVMSLILVTLGAYILVRFTLRGVDRRHLGKRVRARFLGPLGLVAGFVDATGGGGWGPVGTPAILASGRMEPRKVIGSIDTSEFVVALAASLGFLVALGSQGVNFAWVAVLLVGGLIAAPIAAWLVRHIPPRMLGSLVGGIIVLTNTRTLLRSDWVDAPDGTRFTVYAVIYALWAAAVVWSFLEFRKDRALESADAIAAEARRTVAVEQSVAQDATPDQHRREGRPSEPRDS; via the coding sequence ATGAAGACCCTCGTCCTGCTCGCCCTCGTCGGCCTGGCCGCTCAGCTCGTTGACGGCAGCCTCGGCATGGCCTACGGCGTCACGTCGACCACCCTGCTGCTCGCCATCGGCACCAACCCGGCGGCCGCGTCCGCGACCGTCCACCTCGCGGAGATCGGGACGACGCTCGCGTCCGGTCTCTCGCACTGGAAGTTCGGCAACGTCGACTGGTGGGTGGTCGCGAAGATCGGCCTGCCCGGCGCCGTCGGCGCCTTCGCCGGCGCGACGTTCCTCGCCAGCCTGTCCACCGAGGTCGCCGCCCCGGTGATGTCGCTGATCCTGGTGACCCTCGGCGCCTACATCCTCGTGCGCTTCACCCTCCGCGGCGTCGACCGGCGCCACCTGGGCAAGCGGGTGCGCGCACGCTTCCTCGGCCCGCTGGGGCTGGTCGCGGGCTTCGTCGACGCGACCGGCGGCGGCGGCTGGGGTCCGGTGGGCACGCCCGCCATCCTGGCCAGCGGCCGGATGGAGCCGCGCAAGGTGATCGGCTCGATCGACACCTCCGAGTTCGTCGTGGCGCTGGCCGCCAGCCTCGGGTTCCTGGTCGCGCTCGGGTCCCAGGGCGTGAACTTCGCCTGGGTCGCCGTCCTGCTGGTCGGCGGCCTGATCGCGGCGCCCATCGCGGCCTGGCTCGTCCGGCACATCCCGCCGCGGATGCTCGGCTCGTTGGTCGGCGGCATCATCGTCCTGACCAACACCCGAACGCTGCTCAGGAGCGACTGGGTCGACGCCCCCGACGGGACCCGCTTCACGGTCTACGCGGTCATTTACGCGCTCTGGGCCGCCGCGGTCGTGTGGTCCTTCCTCGAGTTCCGCAAGGACCGGGCGCTCGAGTCGGCCGACGCCATCGCCGCCGAGGCCCGGCGCACGGTGGCCGTGGAGCAGAGCGTCGCGCAGGACGCCACACCGGACCAGCACCGCCGCGAGGGTCGACCGAGCGAGCCGCGCGACTCGTAG